One region of Crateriforma spongiae genomic DNA includes:
- a CDS encoding dual specificity protein phosphatase family protein, with product MSSVPWWRRFYATAVFYPTLAWNYLLGRVLKTRRWWDFVDTNVIVGARPFPRDVSNLNEAGVRAVVNTCEEYAGPIVEYDQFGIDQLHIPTTDFTHPRLEDVRIAVDFIQSYVSENKTVYVHCKAGRARSATVVMCWLIQYRGMTAEQAQQALLKARPHVNPHLYRRPVVTQFVQSLGDDASDHSPAASTAVTGEPHR from the coding sequence ATGTCTTCCGTCCCGTGGTGGCGTCGCTTTTATGCGACCGCCGTCTTTTACCCCACGCTTGCCTGGAACTACTTACTGGGCCGTGTGCTGAAGACGCGTCGATGGTGGGACTTCGTCGACACCAATGTCATCGTCGGTGCCCGGCCGTTTCCTCGCGATGTCAGCAATCTGAACGAGGCGGGGGTCCGAGCGGTGGTCAACACGTGCGAGGAATACGCCGGCCCGATCGTCGAATACGATCAATTCGGCATCGATCAACTGCACATCCCGACGACCGACTTTACCCACCCACGACTGGAAGACGTACGCATCGCGGTGGACTTCATTCAGTCCTATGTCAGCGAGAACAAGACGGTCTATGTGCATTGCAAAGCGGGACGTGCACGCAGTGCGACCGTGGTGATGTGCTGGCTGATTCAGTACCGCGGCATGACCGCCGAACAGGCCCAGCAAGCTCTGCTAAAGGCACGGCCCCACGTCAATCCCCATCTGTATCGCCGGCCGGTCGTCACCCAGTTCGTTCAATCGCTGGGTGACGACGCTTCGGACCATTCACCGGCGGCGTCGACCGCCGTTACAGGGGAGCCTCACCGCTGA
- a CDS encoding TolC family protein, giving the protein MKKPKLRSGLILGLALIQTIVPTAGCHRQFYRKQADQEVSELIREKACTVARPPETRLGILPDRRSRMFNPFDPDFQPAPLDDPASNKYMQCVDGRRGYPMWDAAGQTNITESPDWWQFLPLDENGVLVLNADTAVQLALLHSPDYQQQLEQLYLSALDVSSERFRFDTQFFGGARTFLTADGRRRNGGSDSSTRLEVGPYSTGRRNLALQRSFATGGELVAGVANSIVWELSGPNAQSASTVLDFSLIQPLLRNAGRDRVLERLTLSERRLLSNVRAFERYRRSFYLNITVGRSTESTVQRSGGVFGVGLSGFTGLGGGFAGLTGGGGGGAGFGGVPQAGGLLGLLQDQLQIQNLEENIARLSENLLVLENTLVELLTTIPDDAEAIVRQRLQVAQARSALLSSQSQLVQQKVGYQTSLDRFLVQLGLPPYICVRIDDPILKRFELIDRELRGRREQLVDVRTNVGALNVSLLETAKPVINEETGLPESTIEWTPEVADFLRDLKQQIDPLADFRETLLEDDLPRVKEDLAQFIETLPDRRSQNESLYDLYEQEKAQICTLLNIKEIDESIFEIEELDELSDELADRFTALQERLESYGERIQALDESIEDLLANQGAGDESDLAVRLRDEIILESQDLLAELGDDVLAVQLIQARARVESVLLPEIEIDPAEAFQIARVNRRDWANARASLVDSWRLIEFNADDLESSLDVVFSGDVQNVGNNPFALRGDTGRLRVGLQWDAPITRLQERNTYRQSLIEFDRAKRSYYQYEDGIWSLMRSTVRQLQQNRLNFELGRQAVRIAAAQIELNEDIRLLRDARGLNSGPTAAQDTIRALDALLASQNQLLNIYVNYEVVRRGLYFDLGVMDLTPDGLWMDPGELDAEYLLTLPGTKNPNLCGCCEDECCIPIRRQPLGPNYGYAYGAMLESGVVPNEVIISDVPVGEPVPVQNDYTGGVPMDQPIQRMPQPISVSGEAPL; this is encoded by the coding sequence GTGAAAAAACCAAAACTGCGTTCCGGTCTGATATTGGGGTTGGCCCTGATCCAAACGATCGTTCCAACGGCCGGCTGCCACCGCCAGTTCTACCGCAAGCAAGCAGACCAAGAAGTCAGCGAACTGATTCGCGAGAAGGCTTGCACGGTCGCCCGCCCCCCGGAAACCCGTTTGGGCATTCTGCCGGATCGCCGCAGCCGGATGTTCAATCCGTTTGATCCGGATTTTCAGCCGGCACCTTTGGATGACCCGGCGTCCAACAAGTACATGCAGTGCGTGGACGGCCGACGCGGATATCCGATGTGGGATGCAGCGGGCCAAACGAACATCACCGAAAGTCCCGACTGGTGGCAATTCCTGCCCCTGGACGAAAACGGCGTGCTGGTGCTGAATGCCGACACGGCGGTCCAGTTGGCTTTGCTGCATTCGCCCGACTATCAACAGCAGCTGGAACAACTGTACCTGTCCGCACTGGACGTCAGCAGTGAACGATTCCGCTTTGATACCCAGTTTTTCGGCGGGGCTCGGACATTCCTGACCGCCGACGGCCGGCGTCGTAATGGTGGCAGCGACAGCAGCACCCGTCTGGAGGTTGGTCCGTACAGCACTGGACGACGAAACCTGGCGCTACAACGGTCCTTCGCGACCGGTGGTGAATTGGTTGCCGGCGTGGCCAACAGCATTGTCTGGGAACTGAGCGGCCCGAACGCACAAAGTGCATCGACGGTATTGGATTTTTCACTGATTCAACCGTTGCTGCGAAACGCCGGCCGCGACCGCGTGCTGGAACGACTGACGTTGTCGGAACGTCGTCTGCTATCCAATGTGCGTGCGTTCGAGCGTTATCGTCGCAGCTTCTATCTGAACATCACCGTGGGGCGATCGACCGAAAGCACCGTGCAACGTAGTGGTGGGGTCTTCGGCGTCGGACTCAGCGGCTTCACCGGATTGGGGGGCGGATTCGCCGGTCTGACTGGTGGCGGTGGCGGTGGCGCCGGTTTCGGTGGCGTGCCCCAAGCCGGCGGTCTGCTGGGCTTGTTGCAGGATCAATTGCAGATCCAAAACTTGGAAGAAAACATTGCCCGGCTTAGCGAAAACCTGCTGGTGCTGGAAAACACCTTGGTCGAACTGTTGACCACGATTCCAGACGACGCCGAAGCGATCGTGCGTCAACGGTTGCAAGTCGCACAGGCCCGTTCGGCCCTGCTCAGCTCGCAAAGCCAGCTCGTTCAACAAAAGGTCGGATACCAAACGTCGCTGGATCGGTTCCTGGTCCAACTTGGTTTGCCGCCGTACATCTGTGTGCGAATCGACGATCCGATCTTGAAGCGATTCGAACTGATCGATCGCGAACTGCGTGGACGACGCGAACAATTGGTCGACGTGCGGACCAACGTCGGTGCATTGAACGTGTCATTATTGGAAACCGCCAAGCCGGTGATCAACGAGGAAACCGGGCTGCCCGAATCGACGATCGAATGGACGCCCGAGGTTGCGGACTTCCTGCGTGATTTGAAGCAACAAATCGACCCGCTGGCCGATTTCCGAGAAACCTTGCTGGAAGACGACTTGCCACGAGTCAAAGAGGACTTGGCACAGTTTATCGAGACGTTGCCCGATCGCCGCAGCCAAAACGAATCGCTGTACGACCTTTACGAACAGGAAAAGGCACAGATTTGTACGCTGCTGAACATCAAGGAAATCGACGAGTCGATCTTTGAAATCGAAGAACTGGATGAACTGTCCGACGAACTGGCCGATCGTTTCACGGCGTTGCAAGAACGCTTGGAATCGTACGGCGAAAGGATCCAGGCCCTGGACGAAAGCATCGAGGACTTGCTGGCCAATCAAGGGGCCGGCGACGAATCCGATCTGGCCGTCCGATTGCGTGATGAGATCATTTTGGAATCACAAGACCTGTTGGCCGAACTGGGCGACGACGTTTTGGCGGTCCAGCTGATCCAGGCTCGTGCCCGCGTCGAAAGCGTGCTGTTGCCCGAGATCGAAATCGATCCGGCCGAAGCGTTCCAGATCGCCCGCGTCAACCGTCGCGACTGGGCCAATGCTCGTGCATCGCTGGTCGATTCGTGGCGTCTGATCGAATTCAACGCGGATGACTTGGAAAGCAGCCTGGACGTGGTCTTCAGCGGTGATGTCCAAAACGTCGGCAACAATCCGTTCGCACTGCGTGGCGACACCGGACGATTGCGAGTCGGTTTGCAGTGGGATGCACCCATCACTCGACTGCAAGAACGCAACACGTATCGTCAGTCGTTGATCGAGTTTGATCGAGCCAAACGAAGCTACTATCAATACGAAGACGGCATCTGGAGTCTGATGCGAAGCACCGTTCGCCAGTTGCAACAGAACCGATTGAATTTCGAACTCGGTCGACAAGCCGTGCGAATCGCCGCGGCACAGATCGAATTGAATGAAGACATTCGACTGTTGCGTGACGCCCGAGGATTGAACAGCGGACCCACCGCCGCCCAGGATACGATTCGTGCGTTGGATGCTCTGCTGGCATCGCAAAACCAGCTGCTGAACATCTATGTCAACTACGAAGTCGTCCGTCGCGGCCTGTACTTCGACTTGGGTGTGATGGACCTGACGCCGGACGGATTGTGGATGGATCCGGGCGAATTGGATGCGGAATACTTGTTGACCCTGCCGGGAACCAAGAATCCCAACCTGTGCGGTTGCTGTGAAGACGAATGCTGTATTCCGATCCGACGTCAACCGTTGGGACCGAATTACGGCTATGCCTACGGTGCGATGTTGGAATCGGGTGTGGTTCCCAACGAGGTGATCATCAGCGACGTCCCGGTCGGCGAACCGGTGCCGGTGCAGAACGATTACACCGGTGGCGTTCCCATGGATCAACCGATCCAACGGATGCCGCAACCGATTTCGGTCAGCGGTGAGGCTCCCCTGTAA
- a CDS encoding CBS domain-containing protein, which translates to MMHTITARDLMVSNLVTLSPDMEVIDALNVLLKRRISGAPVVDEDRQFLGIFSEKSCMRFVVDATYDGLPSSNLMSFVDASPPVIGAETDLLTIAQTFLDAACRRLPVLDDYGRLLGQISRRDIMGAFYEHMKQVQREPAVTGLYLSALMESTERPV; encoded by the coding sequence ATGATGCATACGATCACCGCCCGTGACTTGATGGTTTCCAATCTGGTCACTCTTTCGCCAGACATGGAAGTTATCGACGCGTTGAACGTGTTGTTGAAACGCAGAATTTCCGGCGCGCCGGTTGTGGACGAGGATCGTCAATTCCTAGGGATCTTTTCCGAAAAATCGTGCATGCGATTTGTCGTCGACGCGACCTATGACGGACTGCCATCGTCAAATTTGATGTCGTTCGTGGATGCCAGCCCACCGGTCATCGGTGCGGAGACGGATCTGCTGACGATTGCCCAAACGTTCTTAGATGCCGCATGCCGACGTCTGCCCGTTCTGGATGACTACGGACGTCTGTTGGGACAGATATCCCGTCGTGACATCATGGGAGCGTTTTACGAACACATGAAACAGGTCCAGCGTGAACCCGCCGTCACGGGCTTGTACCTGAGCGCCTTGATGGAATCGACCGAGCGACCGGTCTGA
- a CDS encoding serine/threonine-protein kinase: MSLGSGQGSETTTPSAPPAEHSLQVLDQYLEGCLESVAQRAPVQRPAEMLKLIPSQVPVQHHPLLLTEMIKMDMAIDAESGSIRSIEDYIDGLSPPLSRESVSLDLVMEERQLLQSLGKRPPQPLEQRFPHLANLDLPLGSEVEATSAAVKTRAPQSMPVGTTVDDFSIIRELGKGAFAQVYLARQNSMQRLVALKVSRGTGAESQTLAQLDHPNIVRVYDQRMTVCPECNDDGEVHLLYMQYVPGGTLADVVKVVRDGSAAAPGETPTGQWLLRCIDQQLLQATQQVPERSSLRQWLSETRWAAVVAWIGIQLSAALRAAHQRGVLHRDVKPANVLLTAEGVPKLADFNVSFAGAAGRAGAAANFGGSIAYMAPEHLHAVRTCDPDDQKRVGTEADFYSLAVMLWELWQGQRPFQVPRQASSWTEMLQQQCESRDQPLAEPVRCDDPSERVLESALRDALHRDSEIRIAAGARLEAHLKLALHPEVAGIFDPPPSSYRRRLMPWSPRWLAAAVILTPNIAAGVFNYFYNQQQIIQRYSSLEPSFQGAFEMLAFSVNTIAFPTGAALLVYFTKPVVMAARRVAKRQPVPENEVDASLRLGRQAAIIGGSLWIIAGAIYPTMLRWWFPSFDRTEAMHFFMSLLICGGVAAVYPYFGMLWLVTKVYYPRFQRDRLTDPKFEARGKRVATQGVVFLLAAAVIPLIGLMLLLSRDVIARGVMLVAVLASIAGLCAALFAYGRIISDWRKMARVLGNRRGVVGETGDTLI; the protein is encoded by the coding sequence ATGTCGCTGGGATCGGGCCAAGGATCGGAAACCACCACGCCCTCGGCGCCGCCTGCGGAACACTCCCTGCAGGTTTTGGATCAGTACCTGGAAGGCTGTTTGGAATCGGTCGCCCAGCGGGCTCCGGTGCAACGGCCTGCGGAAATGCTGAAACTCATTCCGTCGCAGGTCCCCGTCCAGCATCATCCGCTGTTGCTGACGGAAATGATCAAGATGGACATGGCCATTGATGCCGAATCCGGTTCGATTCGCAGCATCGAAGATTACATCGATGGTTTGTCACCACCGCTGTCACGCGAATCGGTGTCGCTGGATCTGGTGATGGAGGAACGCCAGTTATTGCAATCGCTCGGTAAACGCCCGCCGCAGCCTTTGGAACAGCGGTTTCCGCACCTTGCGAATCTGGATTTGCCGCTGGGCAGCGAGGTGGAGGCGACATCAGCGGCGGTGAAAACACGAGCACCACAGTCGATGCCGGTCGGTACGACGGTGGACGATTTTTCGATCATTCGCGAACTGGGTAAGGGCGCGTTTGCCCAAGTCTACTTGGCCCGGCAAAATTCGATGCAGCGATTGGTGGCGTTGAAGGTGTCACGCGGGACCGGCGCTGAATCCCAGACGCTGGCTCAGTTGGATCATCCCAACATCGTCCGTGTCTATGATCAACGCATGACGGTCTGTCCGGAATGCAACGACGACGGCGAAGTCCATTTGTTGTACATGCAGTACGTGCCCGGGGGGACGCTTGCGGATGTGGTCAAAGTCGTCCGGGACGGATCCGCGGCAGCACCAGGGGAAACACCGACGGGCCAATGGTTGCTCCGGTGCATCGACCAGCAATTATTGCAGGCGACGCAACAAGTACCCGAACGTTCCAGCCTGCGTCAGTGGTTGTCCGAAACGCGTTGGGCGGCCGTCGTTGCTTGGATCGGGATCCAATTGTCGGCGGCACTGCGGGCCGCCCACCAAAGAGGCGTGCTGCACCGCGACGTCAAACCCGCCAACGTGTTGTTGACCGCGGAAGGGGTTCCAAAGCTGGCGGATTTCAACGTCAGCTTTGCCGGTGCCGCGGGACGTGCGGGAGCAGCCGCGAACTTTGGTGGATCCATCGCCTACATGGCACCGGAACACCTACACGCGGTGCGAACCTGTGACCCCGATGATCAAAAGCGTGTGGGAACCGAAGCTGATTTTTATTCCCTGGCGGTGATGCTTTGGGAATTATGGCAGGGGCAGCGACCGTTCCAGGTGCCACGGCAAGCGTCGTCCTGGACCGAAATGCTGCAACAGCAATGCGAATCGCGAGACCAACCGCTTGCCGAGCCCGTGCGATGCGATGATCCCAGCGAACGAGTGCTGGAATCGGCATTACGCGACGCATTGCATCGTGATTCGGAAATTCGCATCGCGGCCGGTGCCCGCTTGGAAGCCCACTTGAAATTGGCACTGCATCCGGAAGTCGCGGGAATCTTTGATCCGCCACCGTCCAGCTACCGCCGCCGTTTGATGCCTTGGTCGCCACGGTGGTTGGCCGCGGCGGTGATTTTGACGCCCAACATCGCCGCCGGTGTCTTTAACTACTTCTACAACCAGCAACAGATCATTCAGCGTTATTCGTCCCTTGAACCTTCGTTTCAGGGAGCCTTTGAAATGCTGGCGTTCAGTGTCAACACGATCGCATTTCCGACCGGTGCGGCTTTGTTGGTTTACTTCACCAAGCCCGTGGTGATGGCGGCCCGGCGGGTGGCCAAGCGACAGCCGGTTCCCGAAAACGAGGTCGATGCGTCGCTTCGTTTGGGACGTCAGGCGGCCATCATTGGTGGTTCGCTTTGGATCATTGCCGGGGCCATTTATCCGACGATGCTGCGATGGTGGTTCCCGTCGTTCGACCGCACCGAAGCGATGCACTTTTTCATGTCGCTGCTGATCTGCGGCGGCGTCGCGGCGGTGTATCCGTATTTCGGGATGCTGTGGCTGGTCACCAAGGTCTATTACCCGCGGTTCCAACGCGATCGCTTGACCGATCCGAAATTCGAAGCTCGCGGCAAACGCGTGGCCACCCAAGGCGTCGTTTTCTTGTTGGCCGCAGCTGTGATTCCGTTGATCGGATTGATGTTGTTGCTGTCCCGCGACGTCATCGCCCGCGGGGTGATGCTGGTCGCGGTTTTGGCCAGTATTGCGGGACTGTGCGCCGCGTTGTTTGCCTACGGCCGAATCATCAGTGATTGGCGCAAAATGGCACGGGTGCTTGGCAACAGACGCGGGGTGGTCGGTGAAACCGGTGACACTTTGATTTGA
- a CDS encoding RNA polymerase sigma factor, with the protein MSESEAFEPIDGDDTDLTERICRHDSEALAELMRRRENLLKGFVRSLCSDRLLSVVEVDDLYQEISAAAISSLATAPLDQYTPMQWLQQIARRRVVDAHRFHFEAQRRDAGRQSSLQAGADDEKGGLEALLAASFTTASAAFSRDIRMIRLQEAIDELGDEARQAVMMRYSRGLPSKDIAEQLGKTDAAVRVLLSRSLRQLEKKLSDVRPTR; encoded by the coding sequence ATGAGCGAATCGGAAGCGTTCGAACCGATCGACGGTGATGATACAGATCTGACCGAGCGAATTTGCCGCCATGACAGCGAGGCGTTGGCCGAACTGATGCGGCGGCGGGAAAATTTGCTGAAAGGTTTTGTTCGATCCCTGTGCAGCGACCGGTTGTTGTCGGTTGTCGAAGTCGACGATCTGTATCAGGAAATCAGCGCCGCGGCGATCAGCAGTTTGGCGACTGCACCGTTGGATCAGTACACGCCGATGCAGTGGTTACAGCAAATCGCACGGCGTCGCGTGGTCGATGCCCACCGGTTCCATTTCGAAGCCCAGCGACGCGACGCCGGTCGCCAAAGTTCGTTGCAGGCCGGTGCCGACGACGAAAAAGGCGGCCTGGAGGCATTGTTGGCTGCCAGTTTTACGACGGCCAGCGCGGCGTTTTCCCGGGATATCCGCATGATCCGTCTGCAGGAGGCGATTGACGAATTGGGCGACGAGGCCCGCCAAGCGGTGATGATGCGATACAGTCGCGGGTTGCCTTCCAAGGACATCGCCGAACAGCTGGGAAAGACCGATGCGGCGGTCCGTGTCTTGCTGTCACGCAGCCTTCGTCAGCTGGAAAAAAAGCTGTCCGATGTCCGACCGACCCGCTAG
- a CDS encoding cytidine deaminase: protein MNELKQAEIDRLVLAAIEARDQAYAPHSHFYVGAALLMGDGKIVGGCNVENASYSLTICAERVAASAAVSQGYRTWRAVAIASIGGAMPCGACRQFLAEFGMDITVITIDVIDNQRQVRKLSQLLPDAFDSSDIHSHS, encoded by the coding sequence ATGAATGAATTGAAGCAGGCCGAAATCGATCGCCTCGTCTTGGCTGCGATTGAAGCACGCGATCAAGCGTACGCGCCGCACAGTCATTTTTATGTCGGCGCAGCGTTACTGATGGGCGACGGTAAAATTGTCGGCGGATGCAACGTCGAAAACGCCAGCTATTCGTTGACCATCTGTGCCGAACGCGTCGCCGCATCGGCGGCGGTGTCCCAGGGGTACCGGACTTGGCGTGCCGTCGCGATTGCCAGTATTGGTGGTGCAATGCCCTGTGGGGCTTGTCGCCAGTTTCTGGCCGAATTCGGCATGGATATCACCGTCATCACGATCGATGTGATCGACAACCAGCGGCAGGTGCGCAAGCTGTCGCAATTGTTGCCCGATGCGTTTGATTCATCGGACATCCATTCGCACAGTTGA
- a CDS encoding thymidine phosphorylase, producing the protein MITDLLATKRDAAELSGEQIRSLIEGFVRDEVADYQMSAFSMAVRINGMSDAETSALTAAMVDSGDRFDRLTDRPRLDKHSTGGVGDKISLILAPLLAAAGAEVPMISGRGLGHTGGTLDKLEAIPGFQIDLSAARRNEVLKQVGACIVGADASIAPADRRLYALRDVTATIDSIPLITASILSKKLAATLDALLIDVKVGRGAFMTSVEQAESLAGSLIRVGTDSGLPTAAILSDMSQPLGRSIGNANEVNESLDVLDGGGPDEVRELTLASAEILLVQGGLATDVDQARNILTRLLDDGSAMEKFQQMVQAQGGRLPERLTLADAHVITAPESGTIAQIDAIELARVVAVMGGGRQKVDDVIDARVGLDVHERVGNRVETGQPIATLYQDGEPDVRYIQRVHDAIVIRQQQVEKRPLLIRRYPFE; encoded by the coding sequence ATGATAACTGATCTGCTGGCCACTAAACGGGATGCCGCCGAACTGTCGGGCGAACAAATTCGATCGCTGATCGAAGGATTCGTTCGCGATGAGGTTGCCGATTATCAGATGTCGGCCTTTTCCATGGCCGTTCGCATCAACGGAATGAGCGATGCGGAAACATCCGCACTGACCGCAGCGATGGTCGACAGCGGTGATCGTTTTGATCGGCTGACCGATCGCCCCCGGCTGGACAAGCACAGCACCGGCGGCGTGGGCGACAAGATTTCGCTGATTTTGGCACCGTTGCTGGCCGCCGCCGGGGCGGAAGTCCCGATGATCAGCGGCCGCGGACTGGGGCACACTGGTGGCACGCTGGACAAGCTGGAAGCGATCCCCGGATTCCAAATCGACCTGTCGGCGGCACGTCGCAATGAGGTTCTGAAGCAAGTTGGGGCCTGTATTGTCGGCGCCGACGCATCAATCGCACCTGCCGATCGCCGTCTGTATGCCTTGCGTGACGTCACCGCGACGATCGATTCAATTCCATTGATTACGGCCAGTATCCTGTCGAAAAAGTTGGCTGCGACACTGGATGCCTTGCTGATTGACGTGAAGGTGGGGCGGGGCGCTTTCATGACATCGGTGGAACAGGCCGAATCGCTGGCCGGATCATTGATCCGCGTTGGGACAGATTCGGGCTTGCCCACCGCGGCCATTCTTTCCGACATGAGCCAGCCGCTGGGGCGTTCGATTGGCAACGCGAACGAAGTCAATGAATCATTGGACGTTCTGGACGGCGGCGGTCCCGATGAAGTTCGTGAACTTACGCTTGCCTCCGCCGAAATTTTGTTGGTCCAAGGTGGACTTGCCACTGACGTCGATCAAGCGCGCAACATTTTGACGCGTTTGCTGGATGACGGTTCGGCGATGGAAAAATTTCAACAAATGGTCCAGGCCCAAGGCGGGCGTTTGCCCGAACGTCTGACGCTTGCCGACGCGCACGTGATCACGGCCCCGGAATCAGGGACGATCGCCCAGATCGATGCGATCGAACTCGCACGAGTTGTCGCAGTGATGGGTGGGGGGCGACAAAAGGTCGACGACGTGATCGATGCAAGGGTTGGATTGGATGTGCATGAGCGGGTCGGAAATCGTGTCGAAACGGGCCAGCCGATCGCTACGCTGTATCAAGACGGCGAACCAGACGTGCGGTATATTCAAAGGGTCCACGACGCCATCGTGATCCGTCAGCAGCAAGTGGAGAAACGCCCTCTGTTGATTCGCCGATATCCTTTCGAATAA
- a CDS encoding Gfo/Idh/MocA family protein: MKNFNHSISRRSFLAAASSATVTLATSSAAMAAGSEVRLAILGAGWRGGQLAGSFSKANGCRIVAVADPDIRLAKELAEKHGATAHQDLRHVMDDENVDAVVVATCNHWHCLASIWAINAGKDVYVEKPLSHSQWEGSKVVEAAKRSGQIVQIGTQQRSDPMQAEAKAFLHQEKALGDVQYVIAARMGQRAPIGIRDTPLTIDKEVDYDLWCGPASKEKIYRDKLHYDWHWDWNTGSGEMGNWGVHILDDVRNVAYQDQVSTPTAVTAAGGRVAWDDAGNTPNLHVAVLETEMFPTYIALSNLAATPGGKGGWKLRAGLPANLPGSGYAVVCDGGTYFGQRGRGRAMDGSGKVIKEFGVKGDNVLRHVQAFIDAVQSRDESKLNAPIENGHYSTGWCNLANVAIRAAGSFDEARLHQATDQAAWERILNEMRDQLMPFDVSPSDLVLSARMEHDPKTERFVGENADAGNPFLKRQYRQGYEIDG; this comes from the coding sequence ATGAAGAATTTCAATCACTCCATTTCGCGTCGTTCGTTTCTAGCCGCCGCATCGTCTGCCACCGTCACCCTTGCCACTTCCAGTGCGGCGATGGCGGCGGGCAGCGAAGTCCGACTGGCGATTCTCGGGGCCGGATGGCGTGGCGGACAGCTGGCCGGTTCCTTTTCCAAAGCCAATGGTTGCCGAATCGTTGCCGTGGCCGATCCCGATATCCGACTGGCCAAAGAATTGGCGGAGAAGCACGGTGCAACGGCGCACCAGGATCTACGCCATGTGATGGACGACGAAAACGTCGACGCGGTCGTCGTAGCGACGTGCAATCATTGGCACTGCCTGGCGTCGATCTGGGCGATCAACGCCGGCAAGGACGTCTATGTCGAAAAACCGCTGTCGCACAGCCAGTGGGAAGGCTCAAAGGTTGTCGAAGCCGCCAAACGGTCCGGCCAGATCGTGCAGATCGGAACGCAGCAACGCAGTGATCCCATGCAGGCGGAAGCCAAAGCATTCCTGCATCAAGAAAAAGCCCTTGGCGACGTCCAATACGTGATCGCCGCACGCATGGGCCAACGTGCACCGATCGGAATCCGCGACACACCGCTGACGATTGACAAGGAAGTGGATTACGACCTGTGGTGCGGACCGGCTTCGAAAGAAAAGATCTATCGCGACAAGCTGCACTACGACTGGCACTGGGACTGGAACACCGGCAGCGGCGAAATGGGCAACTGGGGCGTCCACATCTTGGACGACGTCCGTAACGTCGCCTATCAAGACCAGGTCAGCACCCCGACGGCCGTCACCGCCGCGGGCGGTCGCGTCGCCTGGGACGACGCCGGTAACACACCCAACTTGCACGTGGCGGTTTTGGAAACGGAGATGTTCCCGACGTATATCGCACTCAGCAATCTTGCGGCGACCCCGGGCGGTAAAGGCGGTTGGAAACTGCGTGCCGGCTTGCCCGCCAATTTGCCGGGCAGCGGATACGCGGTCGTTTGTGACGGCGGCACCTATTTTGGCCAACGCGGCCGCGGTCGAGCGATGGACGGAAGCGGCAAAGTGATCAAAGAATTTGGCGTCAAGGGCGACAATGTTCTGCGTCACGTCCAAGCTTTCATCGACGCCGTGCAATCGCGTGACGAATCAAAGCTGAACGCACCGATCGAAAACGGTCACTACAGCACCGGGTGGTGCAACTTGGCCAATGTCGCCATTCGCGCCGCGGGTTCCTTCGACGAAGCACGTTTGCATCAAGCCACCGATCAAGCCGCTTGGGAACGGATCTTGAATGAAATGCGAGATCAACTGATGCCGTTCGACGTTTCGCCCAGCGACTTGGTCCTTAGCGCCCGAATGGAACACGATCCCAAGACCGAGCGGTTCGTCGGTGAAAACGCGGATGCCGGAAACCCGTTCCTGAAACGACAATACCGCCAAGGCTATGAAATCGACGGCTAG
- a CDS encoding four-helix bundle copper-binding protein, whose product MSQATASMQQCIENCQHCQTTCSQMLTETCLAEGGRHVQQDHVKAMLDCVAACQACVDFMSRHSEFHDRYCAACADICRVCADSCEQIGGMEQCVDACRACQESCSAMAA is encoded by the coding sequence ATGAGCCAAGCAACCGCATCGATGCAACAGTGCATTGAAAACTGCCAACATTGTCAAACAACGTGCAGCCAAATGTTGACCGAAACTTGTCTGGCCGAAGGTGGGCGGCATGTCCAGCAGGACCACGTCAAAGCCATGCTGGACTGTGTCGCCGCGTGTCAGGCGTGCGTCGATTTCATGAGCCGCCACAGCGAGTTTCATGACCGGTACTGCGCTGCGTGTGCAGACATTTGTCGCGTTTGTGCCGACAGTTGCGAACAGATCGGCGGCATGGAACAGTGCGTCGATGCCTGTCGAGCATGTCAAGAAAGTTGCTCGGCAATGGCCGCGTGA